CTAAGCATCGGAGGAAGAAGGAGCAACATATTTAATCCATTTTCACTCGAAATATGGGACCCATTCGAGGGTTTTCCTCTCTTCAATGGAGTAAATCCCCCATAACCTCAACGTGAAACCGCCGCGATCGCCGCCACGAGGGTGGATTGGAAAGAAACTTCAGAGGCTCACATATTCACGGCGGATCTTCCGGGTTTAAAAAAGGAGGAAGTGAAAGTCGAAATTGAAGATGATAAAGTACTTCAAATGAGTGGAGAAAGAACCAAATAACAAGAGGAGGAGAATGATAAGTGGCATCGAGTAAAGAGGAGCAGCGGGCGGTTCTTGAGGCGGATCCGGTTGCCAGAAAATGCAAAAATGGATGGAGTTAAAACTAATATGGAAAATGGTTTGCTTAAAATAGTTGTGCCTAAAGAGGGTCTGAAGAAACCTGAGGTTAAGTCTATTGAAACtataagaaaattattaaaagttttAGTATTTTcggttggttcggtttttcggtggttcggtttatgaaagctacaaaccaaatcaaacaccAAACTCCATACTTTCACATATTTAACACCGATCCAAACCATTTTGACCGAAAAACCGcactaaataataaatttcggTTCAGTTTGGTCCGATTTTatagtttggtttggttaggtTCTTGCTCACCCTTAGTTATATGGAAAAGCCTCACGGCAAGTGATGAACCTTGAGAAATCTGCGTTGTGCCTTGGGAAAGGTACACTTGAGAATGTTAAAAAGGAGATTAAAGGAATCATTAATGTTCAAGTGGTCCAATGCCATGAACAATATGTTGGTCAGACTTCCGTAATAGGGTAATTAATTCTAGGCATCATTGAACTTttcagttttttcatttcagtcactaaactattttttttcttttcgatcattagactttttttttttcattttaatatttccggccaaaaatgcttaggtggcagccagAAGTTGACATGAGGTAACCGGATTTTTctagttttactttgaaaatttattacatatacataatttcactttgaaaatgagtctttaggttaaattatgcatatatggcaagttttcaggtaaaaaaaaaattaatcccaTTTGCCACCTAAGCACTTTTGTCCGAACattaccaaaatgaaaaaaaaattgaaagttcaatgataaaaaataaaataaaaatagtttagtgatcTAGGCTTGCTTCCGTTCGGCCAATATTCTATCGGTAATTTGAAGGAGAAAAAGGACAACTTAAACGCTGTGAAAGAAAAAATTTGGCATAACCTTAAAAGTTGGAAGGGCTCCTTGTTCTCAAGAGgaggaaaaaaaattcttattaatATAATCATTCAAGCTATTCAAAACTATCATATGAACTGTTTTAAGTTCCCCAAAAGTTTGATAGAATAAATAGAAAGAATGTGCAACAAGTTTTGGTGGGGCAATAATGATGGGAGGAAGAAATTTTATTGCGCAAAATTGGATGTCCTCTATAAACCAAAGTGCAAAGGAGGGTTAGGTTTCAAATACCTAGAATGTGTCAATAAGAGCTTACTTGCAAAGCAAACTTGGAGAATCTTGATGCGGCCTGAAAACCTGTTAGCAAAGTATACAAATAAAGATACTTTAAGAAGTCATCTTTTATGAAGCCAGAAGCCCTATAACTAGATCTAATATTTGAAAGAGTATCTCAAAGGGGAAGAAGCATCATTGAGAAAGGAGTAAGACGGAGAACTGAAAATTAAGAAATCATCAGGATCATTAAAGATAACTGGTTGTCCTGGAGACAACTTTCATACCTGGAAATCTGGAATCTGAACATTTTGAAATGAGGATGTTTTGGTGAGTTAGAAAGACACTGGGATGTTTATCTGACCAATTGTTTTGGTGAGTTTTTGAAATTaagaaaatgaaatgaaaaaaatatgtaGATCAAAATGATCTCCAGGAGGAATGGAGCGGCAACAACCACCAAGAATAAAAGATAGATTTAAAGATTTagatttaaagatttaaaatattaagctCGTAGATTACTGATTGGGATGCTAAGTGACATAAATATCTCGTATGCCTGCTTGGCGTACCACAAACCGCTTAGCGCCCTAAAAGAAGGAAGTCTTGCTATTTTTGTACTGTTTTTTCTatgttgaaaaattaaatagatatcTAATAAATTTACCAAATTATAATAGATTTataacttttgaaaaatttaggtaaatttttgaaaaataaaaaaagattaccTTTTTGATATTGTTAGGCCCATTTGTATAATAGAGCCTAATAAGtagttcaatattttttttaaaaaattgtttttaaataataacaagAATTGTAATAATCATAGCATTATAAAAGAAACTTAATTATACAAAACTAATTTCACAAAACCAAACAAGAATTAATAGTATAATAGAAGAAACTTAATTTAACAAAACTAATTTTACAAAACCATATTAGTTTTGATAGacctaatatttttattatgtataTACAGATCAGCTCGACTTACAATACATGTTAGATGTTAAATAGAAAGTTGCTAATAGAATATTGGCCGAACGGAAGCAAGCCTAGATCAACAATACTTAGAGTATTTTTAATTCATGGAATAGGTAAGAAATAAAACAGatttttcatataaaatgaTTATTCCTTGCTTGCTTGATGGAATAGTAATTCCATGTAATTATTCTATAATTTTGTGGAATAACTATTTCATTCCTAAgaaatagctattccattccacAAACCAAACATAACAATATACTAATTACTAAATCCTCCAACTGTTCCAATCTATGTTGCAAAATcaaaaagtaataaattatataaccAGAAGCTTTTGTGCCCTTGTTCTAAGAATGCAGTTTCCAAAACAAGAGTCTATAGCTTACATGTTAAAAGATAATTTACATCAAAGTCATTATCAGATATAGTGCTCCAAAATTTGCAACTCACAAAAGAATCAAAAATACATCATGATAGCTAATTTACCTTTCAATGATCAGATAAGTGGACTCTGTACTCCAAGTGCTTAGGTTTTGGCTATTCTACTCTTCTTTTTTAAGAGATTCTGTGGATTCTTCAGCTTTATTTGTTAACCGGCTCACACTGGCTTTCGCCTCCGCAACAAATTTAGGATCCGGCTCATGTTTATCTGAAGGTTCCTTCATTGCCATATAAATGTAGAATGCGATGACTATATTGACTGATATGACAGCAAGCAGTCCGCTCAACAACGTCAAGGAATGAGGAGATAAACGGGTTACACCTGTtccaaaattatattatttcagGAAATGAACAgaatataaaatatgaattgCATTTGCATATGTGTACAACAATTGCTTCTCCCTtacttttttcaattataacatAGTTTCATCAAAACGCGTTGCATGAAAAGAGTTTGTATGATAAACAACTTTCTGGTTAGCAGACTGAGGAAGATCATCTTATAACAACAGCTTGCCAATAATTGTTGTAATTCAGCTAACAGTTTgctttataataatattttatgaaatttgtttACAGTTTTCTTGTGTCTTTGGCTAGAATCGTATAAGATCACATAACACTTCAAAGCTAAATCTGATGAAATTAGAATGCTTAAGAGAAGAACCAATTTTGGAATTTCAGAACATTTAAGCAGCTGGTCTGAGGATGCgagtattaaatataaatgCAATCTATATAAGGGGCTCATGTAGACAAATATATGCCTTTGAAACGTTTAAACAAGAAACTGAACAATTCAATTGATTTTGTAagatttttaagttttatttggAGATCATCTCACAAGCTCTAAAAGATTTTGTTTGGACCTTGCTTTCtcatttataaaaatcataAGAATTCAGATAAAAACCATCTTAACAGACATTAGGAGACTAAAATAGCTACAAATATGCAATAGGAAGCAGCTTTAATATCTGACCTGGTGGTTAGCACCCTTTCAAGTTTCAACCTTCGAAAACTTAAAAATAACAGCAGTAATTTTCTCTAAACAAAGCCTATGTGCTATAGATGATAAGTTGCCTTCGACATCAGATGGAAGTTACTCTCTTTTCAGATTAGTAATTCACACTCATATTCTGAGGAAAGAGGTTCTTCAACAATCTCTCCTCTTACGATATCTCAATTCCTCAATGAAGTCCCTCTAAATCCTTCCTTAAGAAATCCTGGTCATTCTTTCCATATCTTTTACGAGAAGAAAGGTTGTAATGTCCTTGTCATGTAAAAGAAATGAATCAATGATCAACATGCTCTAACGGACTAGCTAGCAGAGCTAATATTGTAAACTCATGAGTCACCTACAGAAGCAAAAATTACTAACTCAATGTTCTAAAGAAAAGGAATTTTAGAGTCGTCTCCTATCCAACCAAAGCAAATAGCTTTACGAGTGAATGCCAGAAACATAACATCAATGTACTCACACTGAAAGGATAACagagaaaaaaaggaaaacaaaCTTATTCCTTTTTTGtacataacaaaaatttatatccTATTCTTTTTTGTACATAACAAATATTGTAAACTCATGAGTTGCCTACAGATGAAATGTTGCAATTTAGCACCACCAAATTGTGCACAATTCTATCATCACACTAGCCCGCTGTAACATAGGTAAAGTTTTTGTTAATAAATGAAGCTCCCCATCCCAGCCTAATAATAACCATGTAACTGACCCTTATATTCTCTCCGCAGAAATGACATGCATAGCTAGCTTATTGGTTCTACATGGGGAAAActtagaagtaacacttgttTGATGAAAAAAGAAAACGCATTTCCTGCATTTTGCTACCGTTGATTAATCATATTTGTTAGCACTTAACTAACCGTAGAATATTCATGTGCCACTACTACTTACAGTCTAGGCAcaacctttttctttttctacttTAAAAATTTTCTTCAGTTTTATTTGAGCCCGAATTAAGTCATTCTTGGTCTTTTTTCAGTAGTTAAAAATCTTCTTGTtaatgattaaataattttaaaaaattccatATACTTTCTTGTTCTTTTTGGTGACATTTCTACATGTTTGTTTCTTCAGAAAGTTACATTTCTTGCGGATAACATTAGATATAGATGAGAGAATGTTACCGGGAAGCAAGTCATTGTTAAAAGCATAAAGGATCGCAACAGGAGCTATCCACATAAACATGGAGGTAATGAAGAACTTTTTGACCACTCCCGACATCGCCACCTTCTCTGGAAAAGAACAAGGAGAAGCAGCACAGCTCGACAGGCACAAAAGCAATTAGAAACATGTATTTACAATGCCTACAATGCTTTTACTACTGGATAATTTTTAGCAACCAGATAAAAAACAATTAGAACAAGTATTTCCCATAATTTTCTGTTTCTAACAGTAaacagagtttataatttacATAGTATTCCAATGAAATTTCTTGTTCTGTTACAGGGAAACTTCATAATTTTACTCAAAATCATTCATCCTTATTTCTTAGctaatttcataaataaaaaattcaattgaagCAACTACATTATTTTTGTTCTTCTATAAAACGAATCTGATTATACAAATTTAAAGCACATAATGATACAGACAGATCAGCTCATACCTCTTGGAGACAGATAGCACCGCCGCCACTTGTTTACGACGGAAAAGCAGGAGTTGCAGCTGTGTATGACGATGATTTTGATTTCCCAAATTAACACTGTAAGAGGACTAACGACGTCGTTTCGAAATATGGGAGAGATGAGTGAAACGACATCGTTTAAAAGACTGTTTGTTTCCTATGACACGTCTTATGCCACACACAAAGCCTTTGTTCTAGAACCGCCGCTCATTGACTCATACAAATCTCATGACACGATGCGTTGCGTTTTGcacttgtttttattttaattttaattttttaatctctCTCTCTTGTAGATTAGATTTCTAGTTTCTAGGGTTTGCgttcaacaaaaaaataaaatcctcTCTCTCTCACCTCACTGGTGCTCTTCCCCAACTCTTTTCCCCGGCGATAGTCTCTTCGTCGTCAAATATCCGATcaggtaatttttattttatttttcctattCAAATCTCACTCGTCTCTGTGTTTCAGTTGTTAGTTAGTTACTTTGTTTACCTGTTTCCAGTTTCcatgattttataaatattagggTTTTCTCTAttacttcaatttttattaCTGTTATTGCTAATCAATTCAATTTTTCATACTGTTATTGccaattaattcaattttttagagTATTTATTATCAATCTGAAAATTTTCGGACTATTTTCTCATGACTTTACGACCTTATACAAATTTGCTATTTTTCGCATGTCAGGTGTGtgttaagaataaaaaaagataaactaAATCAAGAAATTAGTGTCGATGTGTTCATCTATGTACTTTTTATAAACATGGgaacacatattttttttactagttGCTTAATTTTGTTGCAGTTGTCATGACTACATGATGTCGAACAATTTCATGTCACAACAGTTGCCAATACATAGCATTCAATTGGGTAAGGTGGAACCCATGTCAAACAAATTGGATCATTCGTCTGTGCAAATGGGAATAACGGGACAGGATAATAATGCCACTATGTCGGTGGAAAATATGCAAACGGGTATGTTGGGATCTGTTGCACTATCACAGCAGATACCAGCATCAGTCAACTCAGCTCAGACATTGGAATCTATGCCTAACAACCGTGTTTTGCAGAAACTGTCTGTAGCAAACATGCAAATGGGACAGATGGATCCGCGAGCAAATAATCTGATGCAGCAGCAGCAGTTCTTCTTTCATAGCAATATGGGAGCTCAGCAGCCTACAATGCTGACTAAGCGTAAGGCACCGATAGAATCTATATCTAACAGTCCTGGGTTGCAGAAGTTGATGATGCCTAACAAACGGATTGCGCAGGTGGAACATAGACCATGGCTGCAGCATGCATCTACACCAAATAAATTACCAGTCCAATATCAACCTAGTTCCAGCCCTTCTGGCTCGCAACGCTCACAAGCTCAGTTTAAGAGGTCAACATCCATCAAACCCGGGCTGCAGCAGTCATCAGCTCATAAAACCCAAAGTGGGCAGCCTTCTCCCAAGGTTCAAAGTGAGTCATCTGAATCTATGAGGTCAAGACTAAGGGAGTCGTTGGAAGCTGCTCTAGCTTTGGTTTCTCAAGAGCAGGATGCACCGGCTTGTAAAAACCCTGGGAATGAAGATGCTAGTGCTTCTGGAAAAATGCATGAAACTTCCCAACTTTCTGGGCAAGATTCAGGAACTGCTTATCCTGGTAATGATGTCTCCGAGGAGGCAAAGGGGTCTTTGCCTGCCAATGAGGATTCGTTAGCCTCAGGTCACAGTACTGCTCATGAAGTCTCCTCCAACAATTCTGGTAATTCCGCACAATCCTTGAAAAATGAGGAACAATCAACTATTAGCTTGCGCGATGAGGATAATTCATTTAGTGActctttttttgtcaaagatgaGCTTTTACAGGGAAATGGATTGTCATGGGTAATGGAATCTGACATAGGAGTCGCAGAACAAAACAACATTGAAACTCCTCTAAAACAGCAGGATCTAGAGATTTCTTGTGATATGAATCGATCATCAGCTTTTTCATCACCTGAAGTTGTAGCATCTGAAATTGAAAAAGAACTCTATAAGTTATTTGGTGGAGTAAATAAGAAGTATAAGGAGAAAGGAAGATCTCTTTTATTTAATCTAAAAGACCGTAATAATCCAGAATTGAGAGCAAGAGTTATGTCAGGAGACATACCCCCTGAGAAACTTTGCTCAATGACAGCAGAGGAGCTTGCATCTAAGGAGCTTTCTGAGTGGCGGATGGCAAAGGCCGAGGAACTTGCTCAGATGGTGGTATTGCCTGCTACAGATATTGATATGAGGCGATTGGTGAGGAAAACACACAAGGGTGAATTTCA
This window of the Mercurialis annua linkage group LG5, ddMerAnnu1.2, whole genome shotgun sequence genome carries:
- the LOC126680832 gene encoding uncharacterized protein LOC126680832, yielding MSGVVKKFFITSMFMWIAPVAILYAFNNDLLPGVTRLSPHSLTLLSGLLAVISVNIVIAFYIYMAMKEPSDKHEPDPKFVAEAKASVSRLTNKAEESTESLKKEE